The Candidatus Berkiella aquae sequence CGTGGATGTATCTATAAACAGAATGATGTTGCGAGGCCAAAAAACGGAACGTTATGTTAGTTCAACGTTTTTAATTGAATCACATAAGTACGTAAGTGCAGATTTTATCGAAAATATAGCTAAACTTTCTCAAGAGGGTGAAAACATTGACTTTGTTATCTTGGATACAGATGTACCTTTTGGCACAGATCCACTTGTTGTTATGTGTGGTGACAGCCGTAGAAAAGTAATCGAAGTTGTTGATCAACAAAAAGTTGCCTATTTTTACGGAAAGAAAAACATTAATACCCAAGGAAGAAGTATGAAGGAATTATATACTGATCTAGATGGCAATGTGATTAATGAGTTTGATGATTCATATATTGAAAAATTATGCCTCGCAGGATTCAAGGTAGATGGTGTAAAAGCAGTGAGTGAAGATAGTGTTAATTTAAATGCAAATGATGATGCCCAAACTTTGATATTTAACACAAATGTTTACTCAAGTAATAGCAAATCAACATTTCTGAATGTAAATAAAACCTTAGATAATGACGATAATGATATCATAGAAGTTTCTACTGACTACGGTGAAGAACTGTGCCTAAAAGAGTCAACCCCTCGCTTTGATTAATGACACTTGCGTTTATATAACTTTTATTAATAAATTCTAAAATTTCAAGATTATTGCCTTGTAGATATCTCACAAACGGCGATTAAATTAAGCGATTATTTAATAATTAACAACTACTACTTCCTTATAAATTGATTATTTGAGTATAAATATTATTTATAATGGCGCAATGAAGCTAATGCATTAAATCTACAACACCCCGCTCGATAAATTATTCTGATCCCAACAAAGGCAAGTACAAAAATGTCGATACATTTATGCCTTGTGTTGTGATTGGTTACGCTCGGGTCTTCGAGTTTTGAGAAGTGATTTAGAAAATCAGCGATTAACATGCCGTTTATCCTTAATAAGTCGAAATATTTATTATCTAACAAGGGCAGTTATCCAGCATTGCGTTGATCTATGGCTGATATTTTTAAGTTTTGGTGTGATTGTGCTCACATCCGTGCAGGTAAACCCGTGCAATAGCCCTGTCGGAGATGTGCCTAATCACACTAGAAATATCTATTTGACAATCTTATAATCAAGTTGACTACCATATTTATGGTAAAGATGTTGAAGATGTCGTTAAAAGTGAAATTTCTCCTATTAGTAAAACGACAAATAAAATTGACCCTATTGACAATATTCATGAAATGTTAAAAAAGATCAACATTAAGAACCGCTACGATACTACAAGAGTAAAAAAGAACATTATAGGAACTGCGTTCTTTAAAAGCCATCAGCGTCAGGAACGAAATATGCAAATCACAGATTTGCAAAACAACATCGATAACGCTGCAAAATTGCTTAAAAATGGCGCTGAAGCTACGTTGGTATTTGTAGGTCTTGATACTAAAATTAATAATTTATTAAACACTATTGAAAATGAAACAAAACTACTAGGAAAATCTAAATTACAAAAAGTAATCATAGATCTCAAAAAAGATATTAACTGCATGAAAAAGGAATTAGGAATTCCCATTGATGAATACGAAATGGCCAGTGTTAAGAAACGTTCTGGTCCTCCACGTAATCAATCATAAATGATACAGCATTTCACCCTGTAGGCGAATAATTGAATCAAGGCATAGTATAATTATAGTTTTTTATGTGCCCACACGGTATCCATTATTACAGCCATGATTATTGCTGGAACTCTTTTATTTTTTAATGGTTATATCTGGTTTTCGGTAAATCGAGATTTTCTCATTACATTCCTTCAGGGGCATAGTTTGCCCGGAGAACTCTAGTTATCAATGGCTCAATTATAAGGGGGGATTACAATTCTAGATAATGCCGGTTATCATAAAAGTGAAAAGATTCAAAAATATTTAAAGAAAAATAAATGGGTTAAACTAATTTTTCTGCCTCCCTATTGTCCACATTTGAATCTAATAGAGCATGTTTGAAAATACTTTAAGCAAAGTGTGATTTATAATCGATATTACGCAGATTTTGCTAACTTCAAGCAGGCATGTGCCCATTTTTTGCAGAGTAATCATCGCAAAAAATTTGCAACTTTGTTAACAGAAAAATTTCACTTAGTGCACAAAAATTGGAGTATGTTAACTCCTAATTTTGGTATAGCTTGAGTATATAGTTGTCTAGCCTTCCCGCAATCTTTGTACTTGTAACGCGCCTAATGAAGCACCCGTAGAAAAATTGCCATTATCGTCAAAAACCATAGAACGTATTCCTTGTAATTTTTTTATAAATTTTTTTCGTCTTGAATTCTGGAATATTTTATGAAATTTCATCTAACAAGCGGTAGCTAGTACTTCGTCCACTACCAAGGTTTTGTATAAATATTCCTCTAGACTTTAAATCCTGAATATCTCTTAGCGCTGTGTCTGTCGAACATTTTGCCAGTTTGGCATATTTTGATGTATTCATCTGTCCCACAAAATTATCTTCTAACATGCGATTGATAATAAGACGCTGTCGATCATTTACAGGGTGTTGATTAACCTTGTCCCAAAGCTTCGCTTTAAAGAGTACTTTACCCAATGATTCCTCTGCATTAGAAATAGCGCGTCCAAGACAATCTAAAAACCATTCTAGCCAACCAGTAATGTCAGATGTGCTGCGTTGCTGTCTTTCAAGCTCGTTGTAATAGTCTTTACGCTCAGCTGCAAATTGCGCAGAAAGGCTATAAAAACGTTCTGATAGATTATCTGCTCGAGCTAGTGCCATATCAGCAATGGCTCTGCCAATGCGACCATTTCCATCTTCAAAAGGGTGAAGTGTAACAAACCAAAGGTGAGCGATCCCTGCTCTTAAAACGGGATCAACATTGCTTTTACTTTCAAACCACGAAAGAAATGCTGACATCTCCTTTTTAAGCTGATCTCCACTTGGCGCTTCAAAATGAACCTTCTCGTATCCAATGGGACCCGAGACAACTTGCATAGGACCATTACTATCGTCGCGCCAATTTCCTACAATAATTGAATGCATCCCACTGCGCCCAGTAGGAAACAAAGCAGCATGCCAATCAAATAAACGTTTTGAGGTAAGTGGCTTGAAGAAGTTTTGGGTAGCATCCAGCATCATTTCCACAATGCCTTCGACGTTACGACTGGCAGGTATCAATCCAGCAATATCCATTCCTAAACGACGTGCAATAGAAGAGCGCACCTCTTCAGGATTAAGGTTTTCTCCTTCAATTGCTGAGGACTTCACTACGTCGCTTGTTAGGGTATTAAGACTCGCTTCGCGCTTAAGTTCAAAGCCTAGGCCTTCCATTCTTCCCAATAAACGACCTTGTTTATACCTAAGTTCAGCTAACTTGGAAGATAGTTTTTGAACATCCCAAGTAAAATTGTGCCAATCCTGATGTTTGTATATCCACATATATAATCACCGCATTATTTGCAGTGATTATAGCTTATATTTGTCGCACAAGCAACATTTAATGCCGCATATTATGCGGTGAATAGTGCCGCTATTCACCGCAAGCCTTTATCTCACTAATATGGGGCAGGCGATAAGGGATTTAGGCCAGCTTTCAACCGTTTCTAGGATCTCAACCCAAAAAGTTCGAAAATCGTCCCGCTCGGGGAGCCAAATTACTAATCCAAGCTCAAGCCTTCAAAACTCTACACTTTCTTCTTATCCACCTAAGCTTTATCAAGTATTAATCTTTGGCCCTTTTTTATTCCTAGCGTTAAAGGGACACTCCTGGGGCACTTGATGCCAACCCATGTCAATGGAGCTTAGTTTTTAGCCACCCTTTGCCATTCACTGACTTTGTTAAGTAGCAATGAATTTAAACTGATACTATTCTAAAAATATAATTTAGTTATCTTGCCATAAAATTAAAACTCACGGAGCAGAAATGAATCTTGAATCTATCTTCACTGCTAAAGGCTCGAAAGGCCAAATCATCGATGTTCAGGTTGATGATAATGCCAATTTACATGTAAATGGAGAAAAGGTTGTTGTAGAGAAAAAAGTATCTTTTAAGTGCTATGAGAGGATATTAGCGACCTTAACAACCTTCGCAATAGTAGTTCAAGCAATCATTGGGTTCTTAAATTATAATAATATTCAAAAGCAACCTCCCAAGGTACAAACGCCAACAATGTCTTCAAACCTTAAATGAGCTGGTTGGGTTAAAAATGAAGGATTAAAAACGCCTAATTTATTTAATTATGCTTCCTTCTTTTAATGTAATCTTAAGCAATGGTTCTCATTTTTAAGTTACCCATGAGTGAATGGATATTTTCTGAAAAGCCGTGAAGATTCAAAGATTTTAAGCTAGCCCTTAGTATGCCCCATCAACACAATTTTCAGATACAATAATATCATTCATATTTCATTCGGTTTTAAAGATATCTGTATAAACCTCATTTACGGCTTTAATTTTAACGGGATCAGTGCAAGCTTTTTTTCGAAAATTGCTGAATATTTTCTGAACTAAATTTACCACAGACTCTAGCTTAAGCTCACCATTGGAGCTATCTAAATTCTCCGCAAGCCATTCTTGAATTTCGCATTTCTCTTTAATTATATCTATGGTCTCTTGTGTGATAGCCACGAGCTGTCCGCCACCTGTACGCGCATAATATTTCTGTGCATACTGATTACAATATTGAACAACGCCTTCAATACTATCTGGATACAAAGTTCTTTTTGATATCCCTTTTTCATCAAGATGCTCTATACACTTTTTGCTATCAGTACGCTTAATATATATTTTTCTAAAATACTCATGTGAACCTTCATCTAAAAAACACTCTATGGGCAAATACTTTTCAGTGAGAGTAAACAATCCTTTCTGATTTAATACCCTTGTATTATCTGGGCATAAACAATCTTGAAATTCAATTTTAGCACCCAGTTGTTCTTTTGCTTTTTTTACATCAAAAAAGTATATTGCGGAATATTGGCCCTTAGAAGAACTCGTTATATCTTCAAAAGCAAAATATAATGCGGTTTTAGAATCATACGTCCAATCTAACAAAGGGGTCATTAATCCATGATGCCTCCCCAAAAACCACAACTGACTTCCGATTAAATCTTTGGCATATTTTTCTTTCCCGTCTAAATTGGATTCTTTGAGATTTTCACTAAATTTATTTAAAATATCATCAGCCTTTTCTGCATTAAGATTATTGCATAACCTGTACAACGTAGATGATAAAATCCAATTGCTGTCACTATGTCCTCTAAAAATAAAATTCCTATCTTGATCTTTTAAAAAACCATCATTTGTAACATGCAAAAATTCAGACCATAATTCAAGTTTTGAAACCGGTATACAAAAATCCTTGTGCTTTTCTAGAACAAATTTATCATACCCAGTAAATGGGGGAATCTCTTCATAGTTGCCAGGTGTAATTTTTCTCATAGTTCAAATACTCTTGTTGTATTTTATTATTGATTATATTCTCTAATCGAGTTTAGATCTTAAAATAAACCCCTTACCCTCTATCACTTCACATTAATTATACTAGAGGCTGTTTTGATCCTCAGCAGTAGTACATACAAACGAAATGTTTGCCTAATAAATAATAGCTAAACTTGGCCAATCCAGCAGAGAGTTACGATCTTAAACTAAGCTAGTTTAATATTTTTTCGATTTTAATTGTAGATACATCGACAGAAATTGTTTGTAATCATGACTACTTTTCATATGTCCATGATCAGGCTCATCTGCATGACACTTCGCACACAACACTTTCAAATTATGTTTTGTATTATTGTTTTTTTGACCATCTATATGATGAACATGTAGATATTGACGAAGACCAGCATCTTCTAAACATACCTTACAGCTCTCACATCGGTAGCCTGCTTTAATTCTTAATTGCTTACTTGTGACATCCCAATCATCAGGATAATCATTTACTGGAGCAGTATCAGAATCATGAGACGGCAGTGAGGTTAGCAAAGATTTAGAGAATCTCTTAAAAAAAACTGAAATAGAAAAATCAGCAACAATAGCATTTCTAGATGTTCTTTCCTGAGTATAGTTTTCCCAATTTAAATGAGTTAAACAATTGCGACACACATTTAATTTCTCATATCGTATGTCAATCTTACTGTCTTTCATTACATTAACTTGAAAAACCCCATTTTCTCTACGATACAATACATATCGCTCAGAACGTTTGTTCTTCCACATTTTTTCTAATGTCTCACATGTTGCAATATGAAACTTAGGTAATTTTATTTCTTCCCTATAGTGATTAACATCTCGAATGTAAATCAAAACTCGTTGGCCTTTATACCCAAGAGTTTTATCATCTCTAAACTCAATTTCATTAAGACTTTCAATTTCAATTCCTTCATTGTCTAGCCTAGAAATGAAATCTTCTTCTAAAAGAGAAATACCACTATCAAATTTAAATTCTTGTATAAGTTCAGCCTGCATTAACTTTCTGAGTGTGTTGAACTGCGCAAATTTATAAAAATCGACAAGCTTAACCATTTATATTTTTAATCTCTTTAGCTATTTCATCCATTCTAGATTCAGCATTTGTTACGATTACAAATTCAACACGCTGAGATCTATCATCATTTACAGACTTATTATCATTTAAAATAGGTCTTGATGAAGAAAAACCGCTAGATGTAAAATGCTTTTGCATCCATTCTTCATGTTTAACCAACGATGGCAAGCTTAAAATATATTCAAGCATAGATTGAGCTCTTTCTTGTGACAAACGCATGTTTTTTATGTAAGCAGTTTTCTTATCTTGACCTGATGACCATTTCTTTGATGTATGCCCTTCGATACGAATTTCTTTAATCGAACTTCTATACTTTTTTGAGGATGTAAGTGCAATGTAACGTGGGATAAAGTCTTTTAATATTTCTTTAAAAGCAGGTTTAACCTCATAAGATCCAGTGTCAAACAAAACATCAGGATCATCAAACCGTATTGTCATATCACCAAGAAGTTCAGCATTCCATTGTTTAAGATCTTTAGCAAACTCCTTTTGCAACGCTTGAGCGAGGTCGTTCTTAGTTTCTTCATACTCCTTAACGACTAGAGTTGTAGTTTGCTCAACTCTTAGCATGAACGTTACGGCAATTAACATAAAAACCATCATCAGGCCAGTCATGAGATCGCTCAATGGGATCCAATAGGATTGATTGTGATTATCCATGGTTATGCGGGTTCGCTATTTTTAGCTAAGCGCACAAGATCACGCAAACGCTCGGTCAAAGGCATGTAATCAGAAACGAATTTTTCTGATAAAGAAGCAAGCTGTTTACCAAGGCTAGTAAGTGAATCTGTTAAACCCTTTTCCAATTCTTTGTCTAATGCAAGTACGCCTTCTTTAATGATTCGAGCATTTTCTTGCAAACCAGCGGATACTTCTTGCTGTGATTTAGTAATTCCATCCACTAGCAGATTTTTAATTTCAGCTTGCGTTGATTGTAATTGCACACCATGATTTTTTATAACTTCAGAAGTTTGCGCTTCAACATTCGCTACTGTATCTCTAATGGTTTTAACGCTATCATTAATGCCATTGTATAATGAGTCTTGAGTTTTTTTCACAATATCAAATAACAAGTCTCTCATTCCATCATTTGCTACTGTTATTTCAGTAGTGTAATCAGAAATGATTTTTACTGTTTCAGTTTGTACTAGCTTAACACCTTCAGATATCTCAGAAATAAGTTTTTGGGTATTTGTTGAGAAACCAGGAATATGGTCTTTCATTGTACTTAAAAGCTCACTTAAGGCTTTTTCTTGGATAAAAAGTACGTCTTTTTGTTTATCCATGGATTCAAGCAGAGTCTTTAAATTTTGGGCAATGTCTGAAAACTGTTTTGCGTGTTCAACAACTGACGTAAAGGCTTCTGACGCTTGTTTCATATCGCTTGAACATTGCGATTGATATTCTTTTATAGTATCGAGCTCATCTTTGTATTGTTCCTGCCAAGTGACCAGCTTTTCAACCGCTTGATTGAGATGTTTGAAATTCTCGCCAAATTGTTCTGTCAAATTTTGATTAAAATCTCTAATTGCTTGTTGCAATGCCTCTATAAACGCTTTTTGGTTATTTTCCACCATGTGCTTAGCAAATTTATCAAAGGATTCCTGTAACTTACGTTGCTGATCGTTAGAGTCTTGTCTCAGCATTTTCACCTGTGAAAGTAGAGAACCTTCTTCATCTCCTGACAATGTCTTTCTTAAATTAATTATTTCTTTTAACAAAGGTTCAAAGGGTGTTGACGCAATTTCTTTGCTTGCTTGATGAAGAGTATCTTTACAAAATTTGTGCTTAATCCTAATACCTAGAGCACCGACCACACCAATAAAAGAAGAGCAAAAAGCGGTTTTAATCCCATCAAGTAATGATGGAATGCTCGCAGTGATATTATTGCTATTAAAATGTAATAAGGACCAAGCTATACAAGCGAAACATCCTACAATTCCCATCGTTGTTAAGATTTCTGGTCCATAGGTCACAGCAAATCGATCAAATTTGATCAAGAAAAATACTAACAAACAAACAGTAAGCCCCATCCAGAAAAGCTCCAAAGATGAGAACTGTTGCAGCATTGAAATGATAGTAGGCGCATTGGTATTTTCAGAAGCTAATACAGGGAAGGAAAGCATCGTTAATGTTAAGGCAAAAATTCTACTCATTATGTGATCTTAATATTATTTATAAAACAAACTTATCCTCCTTGATTTCTATAATGCTAGGTTGATTATGACTCATATATCATAATTAGTTACAAAGCTTGCAATGGTAAGCATTTTATTTGAAAAATTACATACAACCAAGCCTTCTTTATTGTATTTATCTTGATTTACATGCTTTCGATTGCTTTATTTTCTACTTCATAGCTCTTATTACAGCTTATGCAGTTATTCGTCGTGATGGTTAATTATGGCTTTCATATTTCTATAAAATTATTTTACTTACTAATAAATCATTGTAAAATATAGCTTCCTTAGTACCCGCGTAGCACATAATGAAGTCAGAAAACATAGTAAAGTTCTATCACTATAAACCTTTATCAGAAAAACAGCATTTAACATTCCTTGAAAATTACCTAAAGCAGACAGTCTGGTTTACTCCGCTAAAAGAGTTTAATGACCCTTTTGAGGGCAAATTTTTATTTAAAGGTTTTACGCCAGAATACATTTTAAATAACCCTTCCTTACTCAACCATTTTTTAAAGCATTACCAAGGACGCGGCGAACCTAACTTAACTGCGAATGATCTAAAAGTAAGACTGGGCTCTCCTGAGTTTCAACAAATATTCAATCAGCAGTCTCATCAGCAGCATCAAATGATTAAAGATGCATTCTCCAATCATGGGGCGTTATGCTTAACCCCCAAGAATAATAATATCCCTATGTCAGCTTATTATGCCAATGATCACAAAGGATATTGCGTCGAATTCTCGGTTGATTTTACTTATATACAAAAGCATGCCAGCGTTGCTCCTAATATGCTTGCCGAATTTATCCATAACATTAATACGGGAACCAGCATATTGTCGTTTCAATTAAAAGAGCATGGACAAGAATTTGTTTTCACTAAGGTCAGGTATAGCAATGAAATCCCTACAATCGATCTTGAGGTTCTTTTCGGAATAACTAACGAATACAAACAAACTGAATATTTGGTAAAAAATTCTGTTGGGGTCAAACTTTCTGATTGGGATCATGAAAACGAATATCGATTGATAGCAAACTCGAACAGCAAAAACTGCGGATTGATGAGTCTGCAATACTATGCTCCATTTTTAAAGGTTACTGCCATAATCATGGGTGCCTGCATTGAGAAAGAAAATGAGGAAGAAATACGGAAACTGTGCAAAACATATGGGATCCGTTTATACAAGGCAGTCTGCTCGGAGTTTGCTTATGAGTTTACAATATTGCTAAGTGAAGAAAAAATGTTGTCAGAAACAGAGAGATCTCTTTAGCTTTATAAATAAAATAATTCACTAAAGTATGAGGCTAGGTATGCCCCTTCTCAAGGTTTAATTAAGGCCATCGGTATACCTGCCCCCTTTGTCATGGTGGGTTTCTTTATCGCAAAAAGAATGAGAATACTATGATCTCAAAACCACTTCAATTTAAATTACATTTTCCTTACACTTATTTGGGATAAGTCATACCCATTCGTACCTAAAAGATCTTCTATCTCACTTTGGACTAAGACTGAGTCTCTACCTATAATCACTTCACAAAGCTGTTCAAAAACAATATTTTTATTGACTGCTCTTCCACTCACAATGAACTTGGGCAATATTTTCTTAGTAGGTCCCCTATCCATCATGCACCATCTATGCTCCTTTTCTTCT is a genomic window containing:
- a CDS encoding DUF4172 domain-containing protein, coding for MWIYKHQDWHNFTWDVQKLSSKLAELRYKQGRLLGRMEGLGFELKREASLNTLTSDVVKSSAIEGENLNPEEVRSSIARRLGMDIAGLIPASRNVEGIVEMMLDATQNFFKPLTSKRLFDWHAALFPTGRSGMHSIIVGNWRDDSNGPMQVVSGPIGYEKVHFEAPSGDQLKKEMSAFLSWFESKSNVDPVLRAGIAHLWFVTLHPFEDGNGRIGRAIADMALARADNLSERFYSLSAQFAAERKDYYNELERQQRSTSDITGWLEWFLDCLGRAISNAEESLGKVLFKAKLWDKVNQHPVNDRQRLIINRMLEDNFVGQMNTSKYAKLAKCSTDTALRDIQDLKSRGIFIQNLGSGRSTSYRLLDEIS
- a CDS encoding DUF2971 domain-containing protein, with product MKSENIVKFYHYKPLSEKQHLTFLENYLKQTVWFTPLKEFNDPFEGKFLFKGFTPEYILNNPSLLNHFLKHYQGRGEPNLTANDLKVRLGSPEFQQIFNQQSHQQHQMIKDAFSNHGALCLTPKNNNIPMSAYYANDHKGYCVEFSVDFTYIQKHASVAPNMLAEFIHNINTGTSILSFQLKEHGQEFVFTKVRYSNEIPTIDLEVLFGITNEYKQTEYLVKNSVGVKLSDWDHENEYRLIANSNSKNCGLMSLQYYAPFLKVTAIIMGACIEKENEEEIRKLCKTYGIRLYKAVCSEFAYEFTILLSEEKMLSETERSL
- a CDS encoding FRG domain-containing protein — its product is MRKITPGNYEEIPPFTGYDKFVLEKHKDFCIPVSKLELWSEFLHVTNDGFLKDQDRNFIFRGHSDSNWILSSTLYRLCNNLNAEKADDILNKFSENLKESNLDGKEKYAKDLIGSQLWFLGRHHGLMTPLLDWTYDSKTALYFAFEDITSSSKGQYSAIYFFDVKKAKEQLGAKIEFQDCLCPDNTRVLNQKGLFTLTEKYLPIECFLDEGSHEYFRKIYIKRTDSKKCIEHLDEKGISKRTLYPDSIEGVVQYCNQYAQKYYARTGGGQLVAITQETIDIIKEKCEIQEWLAENLDSSNGELKLESVVNLVQKIFSNFRKKACTDPVKIKAVNEVYTDIFKTE
- a CDS encoding transposase codes for the protein MLDNAGYHKSEKIQKYLKKNKWVKLIFLPPYCPHLNLIEHV
- a CDS encoding HNH endonuclease — encoded protein: MVKLVDFYKFAQFNTLRKLMQAELIQEFKFDSGISLLEEDFISRLDNEGIEIESLNEIEFRDDKTLGYKGQRVLIYIRDVNHYREEIKLPKFHIATCETLEKMWKNKRSERYVLYRRENGVFQVNVMKDSKIDIRYEKLNVCRNCLTHLNWENYTQERTSRNAIVADFSISVFFKRFSKSLLTSLPSHDSDTAPVNDYPDDWDVTSKQLRIKAGYRCESCKVCLEDAGLRQYLHVHHIDGQKNNNTKHNLKVLCAKCHADEPDHGHMKSSHDYKQFLSMYLQLKSKKY
- a CDS encoding OmpA family protein, giving the protein MTGLMMVFMLIAVTFMLRVEQTTTLVVKEYEETKNDLAQALQKEFAKDLKQWNAELLGDMTIRFDDPDVLFDTGSYEVKPAFKEILKDFIPRYIALTSSKKYRSSIKEIRIEGHTSKKWSSGQDKKTAYIKNMRLSQERAQSMLEYILSLPSLVKHEEWMQKHFTSSGFSSSRPILNDNKSVNDDRSQRVEFVIVTNAESRMDEIAKEIKNING